GCTCGGGGACGGGCGGGAGGACTCTCCGCACATCGTACGGGCGGGCTGTGGGGAACTTCGAGCAGGCTCCGTGCGTCCAGCATGGTGAACCGTTCGGCGAGCAGGGGGTTGGGCCGGTATGTCCGAACCGAAGAAGGCCAAGAAGGACGGCAAGGACAGCAAGGACGCCAAGGCGGCCACGGCGGGCGGCGGCTCCGGTGAGGCGTCCGGCGGCTCGTCAGGTGCCACACCCGGCGGCTCGTCAGGCGGTTTCCCCGGGGGCTTCCCGGGTGGCGCGAGCGTGCCGCCGCAGGGCGGGGAGCGGCTGCCCAGCCGCTCGCGGCGCCGGTTCCCTGACATCTCCTCACGCGCCTGGGAGCACCCGGCCGACCGGTCGGCCCTGGTGGCGCTGCGCAAGCTCAGCGGTTTCGACACCGTCTTCAAGGCCCTGAGCGCGCTGGTGCCCGAGCGCAGCCTGCGGCTGCTGTTCCTGGCCGACTCGGTGCGGGTCGGCGACGAGCAGTTCCCCCACCTCCACGCCATGCTGCGGGACGCCTGCCACATCCTGGACCTGGAGCGGGTGCCGGCGATGTACGTGACGCAGGACCCCGAGCCGAACGCGATGTGCATCGGCATGAACGAGCCGATCATCGTGGTCAACACCGGCCTCGTCGAGCTGCTGAACGAGGAGGAGATGCGGGCGGTCGTCGGCCACGAGGTGGGCCACGCGCTCTCCGGCCACTCCGTCTACCGCACGATGCTGCTCTTCCTGACCGGCCTGGCGCTGCGGCTGGCGTGGATACCGCTGGGCAACGTCGCGATCATGGCCGTGGTGACGGCGCTGCGCGAGTGGTTCCGCACGTCGGAGCTGTCCGCGGACCGGGCCGGCCTGCTGGTGGGTCAGGACCTCCAGGCGTCGATGCGCGGCCTGATGAAGCTGGCCGGCGGCAACCACCTGCACGAGATGAACACCGAGGCGTTCCTGAAGCAGGCCGACGAGTACGAGGCCGCCGGGGACCTGCGGGACTCGGTGCTGAAGATCCTCAA
This portion of the Actinacidiphila yeochonensis CN732 genome encodes:
- a CDS encoding M48 family metallopeptidase — encoded protein: MSEPKKAKKDGKDSKDAKAATAGGGSGEASGGSSGATPGGSSGGFPGGFPGGASVPPQGGERLPSRSRRRFPDISSRAWEHPADRSALVALRKLSGFDTVFKALSALVPERSLRLLFLADSVRVGDEQFPHLHAMLRDACHILDLERVPAMYVTQDPEPNAMCIGMNEPIIVVNTGLVELLNEEEMRAVVGHEVGHALSGHSVYRTMLLFLTGLALRLAWIPLGNVAIMAVVTALREWFRTSELSADRAGLLVGQDLQASMRGLMKLAGGNHLHEMNTEAFLKQADEYEAAGDLRDSVLKILNVLPRSHPFAAVRASELRRWAATRDYQRLMDGHYPRRSEDQDTSVYDAFKESASHYADTVKSSKDPLMGLIRDLGNGAGDLGGKLRDRFTGSGQQSGTRGSGPEPEPGA